The DNA segment GCAAATGCTGGACGCAGATACCGCTTATATGACCAGCCGTGGGCTACGTACGCTGGGCGTGCGCTTACGCCAGCATCATGAAAGCAGCCTGAAAGTCGCCGAGTGGCTGGCGAATCACCCTCAGGTCGCCCGCGTTAATCATCCCGCCCTTCCTGGCAGCAAAGGCCACGAATTCTGGAAGCGCGATTTCACGGGCAGCAGCGGGTTGTTCTCGTTTGTGCTGAATAAAAGGCTGAGCAATGAGGCGCTTTCCGCTTATCTGGATAATTTCAGCTTGTTCAGCATGGCCTACTCCTGGGGCGGCTTTGAATCCTTAATTCTGCCTAACCAGCCGGAACATATCGCCGCCATTCGTCCCGAAGGCGACGTTGATTTCACCGGCACGCTGATCCGTTTGCACATCGGTTTAGAGAATGTTGACGATCTGATTGCAGATTTAGCCGCAGGATTCACGCGTATTGTGTAAAGTTTCCGGTCATGGACAGAATTGCAGACACTCCGGGCAGAAAAGTCTGCATTTGTTGCGTCCGGGATCAAGGCATCCCGGGCAATTCAGGAGTACAATAGCCCCATAAACGCGGTTCCACAGGAAAGTCCATGGCTGTCATTCAAGATATTATCGCTGCGCTCTGGCAACACGATTTTGCCGCGCTGGCGGATCCACACGTTGTTAGCGTTGTCTACTTTGTGATGTTTGCCACGCTATTTTTAGAAAACGGCCTGCTCCCGGCCTCTTTTTTACCCGGAGACAGCCTGCTCTTACTGGCAGGCGCGCTGGTTGCACAAGGTGTCATGGACTTTGTCCCCACGATCCTTATTCTGACGACAGCCGCCAGTCTCGGCTGCTGGCTGAGCTATATTCAGGGGCGCTGGCTGGGAAATACGCAAACGGTGAAAGGCTGGCTGGCGCAGCTTCCCGTTAAATACCATCAGCGCGCGACCTGTATGTTCGACCGGCACGGCCTGCTGGCGCTGCTTGCCGGGCGCTTTCTGGCGTTTGTGCGCACCCTGCTGCCCACAATGGCGGGGATTTCAGGGTTGTCCAGCCGCCGGTTTCAGTTTTTTAACTGGTTGAGCGGGCTGCTGTGGGTCGGCGTGGTGACCAGTTTCGGCTACGCGCTCAGTATGATCCCATTCGTGAAACGTCATGAAGATCAGGTGATGACGTTTTTGATGATCCTGCCGATTGCCCTGCTGGCCGCCGGTTTGATCGGCACATTATTCGTCGTGATCAAGAAGAAGTATTGCAGCGCCTGATTTGCTGATTGCCGGATGGCGCTTACGCTTATCCGGCTTACACATGATTAGCTTCCCTGCATCATTCTCATTCGTGCCGCATCCTCCCCCGGCGTTACGCCAAAATAGCGTTTGAACTCCCGACTGAACTGCGACGCGCTCTCGTAGCCAACGCGCATCGCAGCGGCGCTGGCTTTCATCCCGTCGTGAATGATCATCATCCGCGCTTTATGCAGGCGATAGGTTTTCAGGTACTGCAACGGCGAGGTACTGGTAACGGATTTAAAATTATGATGGAACGCCGAGACGCTCATGTTGGCTTCCGCAGCCAGTTGCTCAACGTTCAGGTTCTCGGTGTATTTGGTTTCAATCCGCTTCAGCACCCGGCTAATCAGGCTGAAATGGGTCTGGCGGCTGACCAGCGCCAGCAGCGCGCCGCCACGCGGCCCCATCAGAACGTGATACAGAATTTCGCGAATAATCTGTTTCCCCAGAATGCGCGCATCCAGCGGCCTTTCCATCACATCTAACAGGCGTTCCGCCGCACAAAGAATGTCATCCGACAGCGTGGCGGAGTTAATCCCGCTTGCCGCCATCGACGGTTGAAACAGATCGTCCTCACCAATGTCCATCAGCAACTCCTGCAATTGCAGGATATCAACATTCAGACGAATCCCCGCGAGCGGTACTTCCGGCGTCGCATAAGTTTCACATTCAAAGGGTAAAGGTACTGTCAGCAGCAGATATTCATTGGCATCGTACTGAAATACGCGTTCATTGATATAACCGATCTTATGCCCCGAAAAGAGAAATATGATGCCAGGCTGATACATCACAGGCGTGCGCGACCCCGGCTCCGTGCCGTAGAGCAAACGCACGTCGGGCAGGCAGTCATTCAGGTTGTTTTGATTGTTTATCAGCTGCTTAATTTTATCTGTCAGCAACAGGCAGATGGCTTCACGGTTCATGGCGCGCTTTTTTCTCATCGGTTTACGACGCTTTGATTGTGCGCAAATTTATCTTTTTTCTCCAGCGCTCTGGAGAAATGGGCAAGACATTGGCAGAAATGAGCATTGAGAGGAAGGCGGCTGGCGACCACAATGTTCACCATCAGGCAGACATTCGCCTGCCCACTTTTTTACCCACATAAGGGAACGAGCAATGAACAACTTTAATCTGCATACCCCAACCCGCATTCTGTTTGGTAAAGGCGCGATTGCCGATCTGCGCGATCAAATCCCTCAGGGCGCCCGCGTATTGATCACCTACGGCGGCGGCAGCGTGAAAAAGACCGGCGTACTGGATCAGGTACATGACGCGCTGAAAGGTCTGGACGTGCTGGAATTTGGCGGCATCGAGCCAAACCCGTCTTATGAAACGCTGATGAACGCCGTCAACATTGTACGTGATGAGAAAGTGACGTTCCTGCTGGCGGTCGGCGGCGGTTCCGTGCTGGATGGCACTAAATTTATCGCGGCGGCGGCGCAATATGACGAAGGCGTGGACCCGTGGCGCATTCTGGAAACCCGCGGCAACGACGTGAAAAGCGCCGTACCGATGGGATCGGTGCTGACGTTGCCGGCAACGGGTTCAGAATCTAACTCCGGGGCGGTAATTTCCCGTAAAACCACCGGCGATAAGCTGGCCTTTATGACGCCGTTCGTCCAACCCGTGTTTGCGGTGCTCGATCCGGTTTATACCTACACCCTGCCGCCGCGCCAGGTTGCTAACGGCGTTGTGGATGCATTCGTTCACACCGTTGAGCAGTATGTCACTTATCCGGTTGACGGAAAAATTCAGGATCGCTTTGCCGAAGGTATCCTGCTGACGCTTGTCGAAGAAGGCCCGAAAGCGCTGAAAGAGCCGGAAAACTACGATGTCCGCGCCAACGTAATGTGGGCGGCCACTCAGGCGCTGAACGGTCTGATCGGCGCGGGCGTCCCGCAGGACTGGGCAACGCATATGCTGGGTCATGAGCTGACGGCGATGCACGGCCTTGATCACGCGCAGACGCTGGCTATCGTCCTGCCTGCGCTGTGGAATGAAAAACGCGATACCAAACGCGCCAAACTGTTGCAGTACGCAGAGCGAGTCTGGAATATCACCGACGGTTCCGACGATGCGCGTATTGATGCCGCCATCGCCGCCACCCGCCGCTTCTTTGAGCAAATGGGCGTACCGACTCGCCTGTCTGATTACGGTCTGGACGGCAGTTCCATTCCGGCATTGCTGGCAAAACTGGAAGCGCACGGCGGTACAAATCTGGGTGAACATCAGGACATTACGCTGGATGTCAGCCGTCGGATTTACGAAGCGGCTCGCTAAGGTTTTTTCGCCTCTGGCTTTCGTTTTTGGACATTTCGTCCAGACTTAAGTCACACAACCTCACCGGAGTTTGCTCCGGTGAGATCGCATAAAGGAGGAACGCATGGCTAATCCAACCGTTATCAAGCTACAGGATGGCAACGTAATGCCACAACTGGGCCTGGGAGTCTGGAAGGCAAGCAACGAGGAAGCAATTTCCGCCATTCATAAGGCGCTGGAAGTGGGATATCGCTCCATTGATACCGCTGCGGCGTACAAGAATGAAGAAGGCGTCGGAAAAGCGTTAAAAGATGCCGGTATCGACCGGGAAGAACTGTTTATTACCACCAAACTGTGGAATGACGATCAGAAACGCCCTCGAGAAGCCTTGCAGGAAAGCCTGGATAAGCTCCAGTTGGATCACCTCGATCTCTATCTGATGCACTGGCCCGTTCCAGCTATCGACCATTATGTTGACGCCTGGGAAGGGATGATTGAACTGCAAAGAGAGGGGCTGGTGAAAAGCATCGGCGTGTGTAACTTTCAGGTGAACCACCTCCAGCGTCTGATCGATGAAACCGGCGTTACACCGGTGATCAACCAGATCGAATTGCATCCGCTGATGCAACAGCGTCAGCTGCATGCCTGGAATGCGACGCACAAGATCCAGACCGAGTCCTGGAGCCCGCTGGCGCAAGGCGGCGCAGGCGTTTTCGATCAGAAAATCATTCGCGATCTGGCGGATAAGTACGGTAAATCTCCGGCGCAAATTGTGATCCGCTGGCATCTGGATAACGGGCTGGTGGTGATCCCTAAATCCGTCACCCCTTCACGTATTGCGGAAAACTTCGACGTCTGGGATTTCCGTCTCGACAAAGACGAATTAAGCGAAGTGGCCAAACTTGACCAGGGTAAGCGCCTGGGGCCGGACCCGGATCAGTTCGGCGGCTAACCTTCCTTTCCGGCCCGACATTTCTGTCGGGCTTTTTGACTACCTGGCGGGTTTGGTAGAAAGTGTTGAGTCGGTACGACGCGAATTGTGAACTCAGCAACGGAGAAAAGGAATGAGCTGTATTTTTTGCCAAATCGTTGAGGGTAAAGCCCCCTGCCATAAGATCTGGGAAGACGAGCATCATCTGGCCTTCCTCTCCATCTTCCCGAACACCGACGGTTTTACGGTGGTGATCCCGAAGAAGCATTATCCCAGCTATGCGTTCGACTTGCCGCCGCAGGCGCTGGCCGATCTGATGCTTGCCACCCAAAAAGTGGCGAAAAAGCTGGATAACGCCTTCCCGGACGTGGGACGTACGGGAATGTTTTTTGAAGGATTTGGCGTGGATCATGTGCACAGCAAGCTCAGCCCGATGCACGGCACCGCTAACCTGAGCGAATGGAAGCCTATTGAATCGCGGCAGGCGAAATTCTTTGAACAGTACGAAGGCTATTTGTCATCGCATGACCACGAGCGGGCGGATGACGAAAAACTGGCGGCGCTGGCCGCCAGAATTCGTGAAGCGAACGCATAATCCGTCCGTTTGCCGGATAGCGGTGCAAGCACCTTATCCGGCAAACAGCTAACGGGTTTAACGTCCGGCTACCTTGCTGCGTTTTTTATTACTCGCAGGCGTCTGACGCTGATGCGCCACTGGCGTATGCTTAGTCAACGCCGGGCGCGTATTGCGGTTCTGACGACGGGCTTCACGCATCTCGTCCAGCGTAGGCGCCGGAACCAGACACTCGCGACGACTGCCAATCAGATGCTTTTTCCCCATCTCTTCCAGCGCCTGGCGAATCAGCGGCCAGTTCGCCGGATCGTGGTAACGCAGCAGCGCTTTATGCAGACGACGCTGTTTGTCGCCTCTCGGCACCACCACGTCTTCACTCTTATAGCCAATTTTACCCAGCGGGTTTTTCCCGGTGTAATACATGGTCGTTGAGTTCGCCAGCGGCGACGGATAGAAGTTCTGCACCTGATCCAGACGGAAGCGATGGCGTTTCAACCACAGCGCCAGATTCACCATATCTTCGTCCCGCGTACCGGGGTGCGCAGAGATAAAATACGGGATCAGGTACTGCTCTTTCCCGGCCTGTTTTGAGTAAAGGTCGAACAGTTCTTTGAAGCGATCATAGCTGCCCATGCCCGGCTTCATCATCTTCGACAGCGGCCCTTCTTCGGTATGCTCCGGCGCAATCTTCAGATAGCCGCCCACATGATGGCTCGCCAGTTCTTTGATATAACGCGGATCTTCAACGGCAATGTCGTAACGCACGCCGGAGGCGATCAGGATCTTCTTGATGCCTTTCAGATCGCGGGCGCGGCGATAGAGGTTGATCGTCGGCTCATGGTTGGTATCCATATGCGAGCAGATATCCGGGTACACGCACGACAGGCGGCGGCAGGTTTGTTCCGCGCGCGGCGACTTACAGCGCAGCATATACATGTTGGCCGTCGGCCCGCCGAGATCGGAAATCACGCCGGTAAAGCCCGGTACGGTATCGCGGATCGCTTCGATCTCATTGATGATCGAATCTTCTGAACGGCTCTGAATAATGCGGCCTTCGTGTTCGGTAATCGAGCAGAACGAGCAGCCGCCGAAACACCCGCGCATGATGTTAATCGAGAAGCGGATCATTTCATAAGCCGGAATGCGGCTGTCACCGTATGCCGGATGCGGCACGCGCTTATACGGCAGCGCAAAAACGCTGTCCATCTCTTCGGTAGAGAGCGGAATGGCGGGCGGGTTGATCCAGATATAGCGATCGCCATGCTTTTGCATCAGCGCACGCGCGCAGCCAGGGTTGGTTTCGTGATGCAGAATACGCGACGCGTGCGCATACAGCACCTTATCGCCCTTCACCTTCTCAAAGGACGGCAGCAGCACGTAGGTTTTCTCCCACGGCTTCGGACGCGGCGGCTGAACGGTCACGGCTTTGGCTTCCTGCTTTTTCGGCGCAACCGGTTTGTTATCCGCGCACGGCAGATCTTCGCCATACGGATGGGGGATCGGATCAATTTTCCCCGGCGTATCCAGACGCGTGGAATCAACCCCACTCCAGCCCGGCAGGGCTTCTTTAACAATAATCGCGGTGTTACGCACATCGCGGATCTGGCCGATCGGCTCCCCCATTGCCAGGCGGTGCGCAACTTCAACCAGCGGGCGCTCGCCGTTGCCGAACATCAGCATATCGGCTTTCGCATCCACCAGCACCGAGCGGCGTACGGTATCAGACCAGTAATCATAGTGCGCGGTACGACGCAGGCTGGCTTCAATACCGCCGAGGATCACCGGCACGTCTTTCCAGGCCTCTTTACAGCGCTGGGTATAGACCAGCGTCGCACGATCCGGGCGCTTGCCCGCCACGTTATCCGGCGTATAGGCGTCGTCATGGCGCAGTCGGCGATCGGCGGTATAACGGTTGATCATCGAGTCCATGTTGCCCGCTGTGACGCCGAAAAACAGATTCGGTTTCCCCAGACGCATAAAGTCATCTTTGCTGTTCCAGTCCGGCTGGGCAATGATGCCGACACGGAAACCCTGCGCTTCCAGCATACGACCGCAAATCGCCATCCCAAAGCTCGGATGATCGACATACGCATCACCGGTAACCAGAATAATGTCGCAGCTATCCCAGCCAAGTTGATCCATTTCGTCGCGTGACATCGGCAAAAAAGGCGCGGGGCCAAAACAGGCCGCCCAGTATTGAGGCCAGGAGAAAAGATCTCTGTCTGGCTGGATCAGGGATATTGCGCTCATAATGCTTCCAAAAAAATGGTAAAAAAATAATCAAAGGCCGGGGATTATATGCCGGAACGAAAGAGAAAGGTATTCACTTCTCGCCCTTGCGGGCGAGGGAAGATTTACGGCGCCGGGTTCACCAGCATTTGTCCGATAGACCCCCGGTCGGCCATTTCCAGCGTCTGGCTGTTGAAGTAGAACGGGAAGTGCGCCCAGGAAGGCTGTCCGTAATAAACCAGTAATTCCACCTGTCCGTCCACCCATACCGTATCTTTCCAGCCCCGATCTTCCGGGAACGGCATGGCGCCATTGACGTTGCGGATCAGGAAAGAGACACCCTCAATATGGAAAGGCTGCGGCATATCGGCGCGAACGGTCCAGCGCTCCCAGGAACCTTGCTGGGCGGTGATATCAATGCGGTTGACATCCCACAATTGCCCGTTGATGCCGGGATCGTCCCCGAGGCTGATATCCCGACTGCGAATCGGCGCGCCGCTGACAATCTCCGTGGGCAATAAACGCATCGGCAGGCTGTCAGTCACCAGCGGCAGTAGCCCGGTTGGCCGTAAGGTCAGCACCAGCGTAGAGACCAGAATGCTGGAAGGTTCAAAGAAGCCACGGATGCGATCGACAATACTGGCCGCTTCCCCGCAGGTGATCGACACCTCATCGCCATTGGTCATATCGACCAGAATTTCCCGGCGTTCACCGGGCGCCAGCGACAGTTGTTTAACGGACACCGGCGCGGGTAAAAGTCCCTGATCGCCAGAAATAACATGCAGCGCGCGACCGTCGCTCATTTGCAACTGGTAACGGCGAGAGTTCGACGCATTCAGCAAGCGCAGTCGTACCCAGCCGCGGGAAACCTCCACGTAAGGACTCTGTGCGCCGTTGACCAGCAGCGTATCGCCAACAAACCCGCCGCTGCCCGGTTCGCTGTACTCCGGCGTACCGAAATTATCCAGTCGCTTATCCTGGATAATGATCGGGAAATCATCCACGCCGTAATGATTGGGGATCGGCAGCGATTTGCTGACCTCATCCTCGATCAGCCACATCCCGGCAAGGCCGTTATAGACCTGCTGCGCGGTACGGTTTGGCGTATTGGCGTGATACCACAGCACGGCGGCGTTCTGACGAATCGGCAATACCGGCGCCCAGTCAGCATTGGGCGACATCATCCGCGCAGGGCCGCCCATCAGCGGCCCCGGCACCTGCAATCCGCTGACGGTCATGGAGACATTTTCAGTCAGACGGTTGCTGTAGATGAGCTTAACGTCATCCCCTTTCCAGACGCGAATCGTCGGCCCCAGGTAACGCCCGTTAATCCCCCAGACGGGCGCGCGCGTACCCTGCGTAAAGGACCAGTGCGCGCGCTGCAACGTCATAAACAACGGCTGCCCGCGACGGGACTCCAGCAGCGGCGGAACGGGCAGAGGCTGCTGCTGACCGGCTGCATTAGCCTTCAGCGGAACGGCACCGGCACACAGTGCGATCCCCGAAGCCTGAATGAACTGACGCCGACTGAGTGACATATAAGCTCCATTTAAAACAGACAAAGAGTGCGCAGGAAGTCGTTTCCCACAAAAACGCGATCACACTGATTCAGACTTTGCCGGTCGCTTCGCGATCTGCAATTTCCTGATCGAGTTCTGCAATTTTTTGTTCCATCAACGAGCGGCAATGCGCCGCCAGTTCACGAACCTGATCCTTACCAAACTGGCTGATGTCCACCGGCGGCAGCATCTCTACAATCACCAGACCGTTATTCAGTCGGTTAAGCTTAATTTTATTCGATGTATTGGAAACACACACCGGAATCACCGGAACACCGGCGGCGATAGCGGCATGAAAGGCGCCGGTTTTAAACGGCAGCAGGCCACGGCCACGGCTGCGCGTTCCTTCCGGGAACATCCAGATAGAGATACGGCGCTTTTTAAAATGGCTCACCACTTCCGCGATTGTGCCGTGCGCTTTGGCACGATTATTTCGGTCAATCAACAAGTTACCGGTTAACCAGTACAGCTGGCCAAAAAACGGGATCCAGACCAGGCTCTTTTTGCCGACCGTCACCGTAGGCGGTTGCACAATGTTGGCTGCCGTCACCATATCGTAGTTGTTCTGATGGTTAGCGATATAGATAGCGTTGCCATAGCTTTCGGCATCAGCAGGCTTACGGCACTCCACCTTCAGGCCATAAAGCGGCGCCAGACGGCCAAACATATGGCCAAACGTCGCGACGTGCTTCGGGTTACGCGGGCTGAAAAGGCAGTAGATCGAACCGAAAATGCAGACAAGAATGCAGTAAATAACGGTAATGATTAGACGAAAGATATATAGCATAACAACCTCTGAAGGCCTAAGAGCGTCGCATTCTACGTCACCTGATATCAGGTTAGGGCTTTGTTAAGAGCGGCTCTCTGGAAAAGCGTATTGTTAATCGCAATGCGCGAATAAACAACGGTTTTACGGGAAATTTTATTGTTAATCCGGCCTGACAGCATCGTTAAAACCGCAGGCCGGACAAGGCGTTTACGCCGCCATCCGGCACAATGAGATGGCCTGATGGCGCTTAAAATCGCCTTATTCTTCGCTGTCGCCGTCGCGGGCGCGTCGTGGCGAGTCAATCTCAATACGATCGATGCGCTGCAAACCGCGCATCAGCGTACCGCGACGACCGCGCTCGCCGGTCACTTTTTGCAGCTCTTCAGGGCGCAGTTTGATTTTGCGCTTGCCGACATGAATCGTGAGCGTGCTTTGCGGCGGCAGAACGTAGAGCTGGGCCAGCGTATCGTCGCCTCTGGCCGCTTCCGCAGACGGAATGTTGATGATCTTGTTCCCTTTCCCCTTCGACAACTGCGGCAGATCGCTGACCGGGAACATCAACATACGCCCGGCGGCGGTGATCGCCAGCAGCATATCGGTTTCATCTTCAATCACCACCGGCGGCATAACGTGCGCGTTTTCCGGCAACGTGATCAGCGCTTTACCCGCGCGGTTGCGGGCGACCAGATCGTTAAAGGTACAGACGAAACCATAGCCTGCGTCCGAGGCCATCAGCAGTTTCTGCTCATCCCCTTCCATCAGCATATGCTCTACGGTCGCGCCCGGCGGCAGCGTCAGTTTACCGGTCAACGGCTCGCCCTGACCACGCGCCGACGGCAGCGTAATCGGGTCGATGGCGTAGCTGCGCCCGGTCGTGTCGATAAACACCACCGGCTGGTTGCTCTTGCCTTTCGCCGAGGCTTTCCAGCTGTCGCCCGATTTATAGTTCAGACCCTGCG comes from the Citrobacter koseri ATCC BAA-895 genome and includes:
- the yghB gene encoding DedA family general envelope maintenance protein YghB, with product MAVIQDIIAALWQHDFAALADPHVVSVVYFVMFATLFLENGLLPASFLPGDSLLLLAGALVAQGVMDFVPTILILTTAASLGCWLSYIQGRWLGNTQTVKGWLAQLPVKYHQRATCMFDRHGLLALLAGRFLAFVRTLLPTMAGISGLSSRRFQFFNWLSGLLWVGVVTSFGYALSMIPFVKRHEDQVMTFLMILPIALLAAGLIGTLFVVIKKKYCSA
- a CDS encoding AraC family transcriptional regulator, translated to MNREAICLLLTDKIKQLINNQNNLNDCLPDVRLLYGTEPGSRTPVMYQPGIIFLFSGHKIGYINERVFQYDANEYLLLTVPLPFECETYATPEVPLAGIRLNVDILQLQELLMDIGEDDLFQPSMAASGINSATLSDDILCAAERLLDVMERPLDARILGKQIIREILYHVLMGPRGGALLALVSRQTHFSLISRVLKRIETKYTENLNVEQLAAEANMSVSAFHHNFKSVTSTSPLQYLKTYRLHKARMMIIHDGMKASAAAMRVGYESASQFSREFKRYFGVTPGEDAARMRMMQGS
- the yqhD gene encoding alcohol dehydrogenase; the protein is MNNFNLHTPTRILFGKGAIADLRDQIPQGARVLITYGGGSVKKTGVLDQVHDALKGLDVLEFGGIEPNPSYETLMNAVNIVRDEKVTFLLAVGGGSVLDGTKFIAAAAQYDEGVDPWRILETRGNDVKSAVPMGSVLTLPATGSESNSGAVISRKTTGDKLAFMTPFVQPVFAVLDPVYTYTLPPRQVANGVVDAFVHTVEQYVTYPVDGKIQDRFAEGILLTLVEEGPKALKEPENYDVRANVMWAATQALNGLIGAGVPQDWATHMLGHELTAMHGLDHAQTLAIVLPALWNEKRDTKRAKLLQYAERVWNITDGSDDARIDAAIAATRRFFEQMGVPTRLSDYGLDGSSIPALLAKLEAHGGTNLGEHQDITLDVSRRIYEAAR
- the dkgA gene encoding 2,5-didehydrogluconate reductase DkgA; its protein translation is MANPTVIKLQDGNVMPQLGLGVWKASNEEAISAIHKALEVGYRSIDTAAAYKNEEGVGKALKDAGIDREELFITTKLWNDDQKRPREALQESLDKLQLDHLDLYLMHWPVPAIDHYVDAWEGMIELQREGLVKSIGVCNFQVNHLQRLIDETGVTPVINQIELHPLMQQRQLHAWNATHKIQTESWSPLAQGGAGVFDQKIIRDLADKYGKSPAQIVIRWHLDNGLVVIPKSVTPSRIAENFDVWDFRLDKDELSEVAKLDQGKRLGPDPDQFGG
- a CDS encoding HIT family protein yields the protein MSCIFCQIVEGKAPCHKIWEDEHHLAFLSIFPNTDGFTVVIPKKHYPSYAFDLPPQALADLMLATQKVAKKLDNAFPDVGRTGMFFEGFGVDHVHSKLSPMHGTANLSEWKPIESRQAKFFEQYEGYLSSHDHERADDEKLAALAARIREANA
- a CDS encoding YgiQ family radical SAM protein yields the protein MSAISLIQPDRDLFSWPQYWAACFGPAPFLPMSRDEMDQLGWDSCDIILVTGDAYVDHPSFGMAICGRMLEAQGFRVGIIAQPDWNSKDDFMRLGKPNLFFGVTAGNMDSMINRYTADRRLRHDDAYTPDNVAGKRPDRATLVYTQRCKEAWKDVPVILGGIEASLRRTAHYDYWSDTVRRSVLVDAKADMLMFGNGERPLVEVAHRLAMGEPIGQIRDVRNTAIIVKEALPGWSGVDSTRLDTPGKIDPIPHPYGEDLPCADNKPVAPKKQEAKAVTVQPPRPKPWEKTYVLLPSFEKVKGDKVLYAHASRILHHETNPGCARALMQKHGDRYIWINPPAIPLSTEEMDSVFALPYKRVPHPAYGDSRIPAYEMIRFSINIMRGCFGGCSFCSITEHEGRIIQSRSEDSIINEIEAIRDTVPGFTGVISDLGGPTANMYMLRCKSPRAEQTCRRLSCVYPDICSHMDTNHEPTINLYRRARDLKGIKKILIASGVRYDIAVEDPRYIKELASHHVGGYLKIAPEHTEEGPLSKMMKPGMGSYDRFKELFDLYSKQAGKEQYLIPYFISAHPGTRDEDMVNLALWLKRHRFRLDQVQNFYPSPLANSTTMYYTGKNPLGKIGYKSEDVVVPRGDKQRRLHKALLRYHDPANWPLIRQALEEMGKKHLIGSRRECLVPAPTLDEMREARRQNRNTRPALTKHTPVAHQRQTPASNKKRSKVAGR
- the ftsP gene encoding cell division protein FtsP translates to MSLSRRQFIQASGIALCAGAVPLKANAAGQQQPLPVPPLLESRRGQPLFMTLQRAHWSFTQGTRAPVWGINGRYLGPTIRVWKGDDVKLIYSNRLTENVSMTVSGLQVPGPLMGGPARMMSPNADWAPVLPIRQNAAVLWYHANTPNRTAQQVYNGLAGMWLIEDEVSKSLPIPNHYGVDDFPIIIQDKRLDNFGTPEYSEPGSGGFVGDTLLVNGAQSPYVEVSRGWVRLRLLNASNSRRYQLQMSDGRALHVISGDQGLLPAPVSVKQLSLAPGERREILVDMTNGDEVSITCGEAASIVDRIRGFFEPSSILVSTLVLTLRPTGLLPLVTDSLPMRLLPTEIVSGAPIRSRDISLGDDPGINGQLWDVNRIDITAQQGSWERWTVRADMPQPFHIEGVSFLIRNVNGAMPFPEDRGWKDTVWVDGQVELLVYYGQPSWAHFPFYFNSQTLEMADRGSIGQMLVNPAP
- the plsC gene encoding 1-acylglycerol-3-phosphate O-acyltransferase, which encodes MLYIFRLIITVIYCILVCIFGSIYCLFSPRNPKHVATFGHMFGRLAPLYGLKVECRKPADAESYGNAIYIANHQNNYDMVTAANIVQPPTVTVGKKSLVWIPFFGQLYWLTGNLLIDRNNRAKAHGTIAEVVSHFKKRRISIWMFPEGTRSRGRGLLPFKTGAFHAAIAAGVPVIPVCVSNTSNKIKLNRLNNGLVIVEMLPPVDISQFGKDQVRELAAHCRSLMEQKIAELDQEIADREATGKV